From a region of the Trichoderma atroviride chromosome 6, complete sequence genome:
- a CDS encoding uncharacterized protein (EggNog:ENOG41) — protein sequence MAKLYGISDLHVAYPLNATQWDLLQPKPPGTGLILAGDIGESATHLINVFERAKACFTHVFWVPGNHELYSVSPSVAKHPADNLRGEAKYNALVELARQYGVLTPEDDWMLWRRSDGVNVVIALIFTLYDYSFRPDDVSREGALDWAMEDNVWATDEALLHPDPYESRDEWCTALCERWEQKFSEYSARYPNTKFVIVNHWPLREDLVYIPKIPRFSLWCGTKRTQDWAEAGRFGADYGGAQVVVSGHLHVRRTDVKEGVRYEEVSLGYPRHWEMARDERKGVNEMLREILPGNESVTEGQRVWRPRG from the coding sequence ATGGCGAAGCTATATGGTATCTCCGATTTGCACGTTGCATATCCTCTAAATGCCACTCAGTGGGATCTCCTACAGCCCAAACCGCCTGGCACAGGATTGATCCTTGCGGGTGATATTGGTGAATCAGCTACACACTTGATTAATGTGTTTGAGCGCGCCAAAGCTTGTTTCACGCACGTGTTCTGGGTCCCAGGAAACCATGAGCTCTACTCCGTCTCTCCTTCCGTGGCAAAGCACCCTGCTGATAATCTTCGAGGAGAGGCAAAGTACAACGCCTTGGTAGAGCTAGCCCGGCAGTACGGTGTTCTTACTCCCGAGGATGATTGGATGCTATGGCGGAGATCGGATGGAGTCAACGTCGTGATTGCACTTATATTTACGCTATACGACTATTCTTTCCGACCAGACGATGTTTCTCGAGAAGGCGCGCTGGATTGGGCGATGGAAGACAATGTTTGGGCCACGGACGAAGCCTTATTGCATCCAGACCCCTACGAGTCACGGGACGAATGGTGTACAGCACTATGTGAGAGATGGGAGCAAAAGTTTTCCGAATATTCAGCACGGTATCCAAACACTAAGTTTGTGATTGTGAATCACTGGCCATTGCGAGAGGACTTGGTATACATTCCGAAGATTCCACGATTTTCCCTCTGGTGCGGGACGAAAAGGACTCAAGATTGGGCGGAAGCTGGGCGTTTCGGTGCTGATTACGGAGGGGCGCAAGTGGTCGTATCAGGACATCTGCATGTTAGACGTACTGACGTAAAGGAAGGCGTGAGGTATGAAGAGGTCAGCTTGGGATATCCCAGGCACTGGGAAATGGCACGGGATGAAAGGAAGGGGGTCAATGAGATGCTGAGGGAAATATTACCTGGGAATGAATCAGTGACGGAAGGACAAAGGGTATGGCGGCCACGGGGTTAG